The Nocardioides campestrisoli genome includes a window with the following:
- a CDS encoding DUF429 domain-containing protein, with product MEPDQLRAEVERVLADLTDLGGRLGVDVRETVAALRARADDLSSPVRLPDAPPVLGVDACPGGWVGALLTGGRCQVLAGSSLARLVELARESAAVQVVGVDIPIGLPDAGRRQADVLVRRELPGKGSSVFTTLTRAAYEATTYAEARAANLEATAGTEAMSAAAQSYALRERILDADGYVRSGPPVAVVEVHPELSFARLAGEPVLAGKRTPEGQQARVAALRAAGFPVPWLAAGPGYAVDDLLDACAAAWSAARVAVGTAECFPPVPEVFSDGVPAAIRA from the coding sequence GTGGAGCCTGACCAGTTGCGTGCCGAGGTCGAGCGGGTGCTCGCCGACCTGACCGACCTGGGGGGCCGGCTGGGCGTGGACGTGCGGGAGACGGTCGCGGCGCTCCGCGCGCGGGCCGACGACCTCTCGTCGCCGGTGCGGCTCCCCGACGCTCCTCCGGTGCTCGGCGTGGACGCCTGCCCGGGCGGCTGGGTCGGCGCGCTGCTGACCGGCGGCCGCTGCCAGGTGCTGGCCGGGTCGTCCCTGGCCCGGCTGGTGGAGCTGGCGCGTGAGTCGGCCGCAGTCCAGGTGGTCGGCGTGGACATCCCGATCGGACTGCCGGACGCAGGCCGCCGGCAGGCCGACGTCCTGGTGCGCCGGGAGCTGCCGGGCAAGGGCAGCTCCGTCTTCACCACCCTGACCCGCGCCGCCTACGAGGCGACCACGTACGCCGAGGCACGAGCCGCCAACCTGGAGGCCACCGCGGGCACCGAGGCGATGAGCGCCGCCGCGCAGTCCTACGCGCTGCGCGAGCGGATCCTCGACGCCGACGGCTACGTCCGCTCCGGCCCGCCGGTCGCCGTCGTCGAGGTGCACCCCGAGCTGTCGTTCGCCCGGCTGGCGGGGGAGCCGGTCCTGGCCGGCAAGCGGACCCCCGAGGGGCAGCAGGCGCGGGTGGCCGCCCTGCGCGCCGCCGGTTTCCCCGTGCCGTGGCTCGCGGCCGGCCCCGGGTACGCGGTGGACGACCTGCTCGACGCCTGTGCCGCCGCATGGAGCGCGGCCCGGGTCGCGGTGGGGACCGCGGAGTGCTTCCCGCCCGTCCCCGAGGTGTTCAGCGACGGGGTCCCCGCGGCGATCCGGGCCTGA
- a CDS encoding DNA-directed RNA polymerase subunit beta': MLDVNFFDQLRIGLATADEIRTWSHGEVKKPETINYRTLKPERDGLFCEKIFGPTRDWECYCGKYKRVRFKGIICERCGVEVTRSKVRRERMGHIELAAPVTHIWYFKGVPSRLGYLLDLAPKDLEKVIYFAAYMITSVDEDARHRDMETLENKVGLERERLEKRRDSMVDERAKKLEEDLEALEAEGAKADQRRKVKDGAEREMAAIRKRADSELARLEEIWSTFKSLKVQDLLGDEILYREMKNWFGKYFEGHMGATAIQKRLQDFDIEGEVESLRDTIANGKGQRKVRALKRLKVVDAFRKTGNQPIGMVLDAVPVIPPDLRPMVQLDGGRFATSDLNDLYRRVINRNNRLKRLLDLGAPEIIVNNEKRMLQEAVDSLFDNGRRGRPVTGPGNRPLKSLSDMLKGKQGRFRQNLLGKRVDYSGRSVIVSGPQLKLHQCGLPKQMALELFKPFVMKRLVDLSHAQNIKSAKRMVERARPVVWDVLEEVITEHPVLLNRAPTLHRLGIQAFEPQLIEGKAIQIHPLVCSAFNADFDGDQMAVHLPLSAEAQAEARILMLSTNNILKPSDGRPVTMPTQDMIIGLFFLTTDREGQPGEGRAFSSQAEAIMAFDRREISLQSKVRIRLDDIVAPLETEGAVEGQPVLLDTTLGRTIFNDCLPVDYPFVNYEVGKKALGQIVNDLAERYTKVEVAASLDALKDAGFHWATRSGVTVSIDDVTTPPEKAQILKGYEAQAAKVDTQFERGLVTEDERRQELIEIWTQAAAEVGRAMEKTFDRANPIYMMVDSGASGNMNQIRQVAAMRGLVANPKGEIIPRPIKSNFREGLTVLEYFIATHGARKGLADTALRTADSGYLTRRLVDVSQDVIIREEDCGTERGLPKQIGERREDGTVVKHPHSETAAYARSAAVDITHPETGEVLAVAGEDLGDVKIGELVAAGVEEVKVRSVLTCDALTGTCAKCYGRSLATGKLVDIGEAVGIIAAQSIGEPGTQLTMRTFHTGGSASASDITQGLPRVVELFEARQPKGLSPISEVAGRVEIEETDKARKVIITPDDGSEVVEYPVSKRSRLNVEDGESIQVGQQLTVGTPDPKEVLRILGIRKAQQHLVDEVQEVYRSQGVAIHDKHIEIIVRQMLRRVTVIESGDTNLLPSDLVDRARFEEENRRVVSEGGTPASGRAELMGITKASLATESWLSAASFQETTRVLTDAAIHGRSDSLLGLKENVIIGKLIPAGTGLERYRNIRVEPTEEARAAAYSVTGYDSYDYDFGQSSGQAVALDDFDFGSYQN; this comes from the coding sequence GTGCTCGACGTCAATTTCTTCGACCAGCTCCGGATCGGCCTGGCCACTGCGGACGAGATCCGCACGTGGAGCCACGGCGAGGTCAAGAAGCCCGAGACCATCAACTACCGCACGCTCAAGCCCGAGCGTGACGGCCTCTTCTGCGAGAAGATCTTCGGTCCCACCCGGGACTGGGAGTGCTACTGCGGCAAGTACAAGCGCGTCCGATTCAAGGGCATCATCTGCGAGCGGTGCGGCGTGGAGGTCACCCGCTCCAAGGTGCGCCGAGAGCGGATGGGCCACATCGAGCTCGCCGCCCCGGTGACGCACATCTGGTACTTCAAGGGTGTGCCCTCGCGCCTGGGCTACCTGCTCGACCTGGCGCCGAAGGACCTGGAGAAGGTCATCTACTTCGCCGCCTACATGATCACGTCGGTGGACGAGGACGCCCGCCACCGTGACATGGAGACCCTGGAGAACAAGGTCGGCCTCGAGCGCGAGCGTCTCGAGAAGCGCCGTGACTCCATGGTCGACGAGCGGGCCAAGAAGCTCGAGGAGGACCTCGAGGCCCTCGAGGCCGAGGGGGCCAAGGCCGACCAGCGCCGCAAGGTCAAGGACGGGGCCGAGCGCGAGATGGCCGCGATCCGCAAGCGGGCCGACTCCGAGCTCGCGCGCCTGGAGGAGATCTGGTCGACCTTCAAGTCGCTCAAGGTCCAGGACCTGCTCGGCGACGAGATCCTCTACCGCGAGATGAAGAACTGGTTCGGCAAGTACTTCGAGGGCCACATGGGCGCCACGGCGATCCAGAAGCGCCTCCAGGACTTCGACATCGAGGGCGAGGTGGAGTCGCTGCGCGACACCATCGCCAACGGCAAGGGCCAGCGCAAGGTGCGCGCGCTCAAGCGCCTCAAGGTCGTCGACGCCTTCCGCAAGACCGGCAACCAGCCGATCGGCATGGTGCTGGACGCCGTCCCGGTGATCCCGCCGGACCTGCGGCCGATGGTGCAGCTGGACGGTGGCCGCTTCGCGACCTCCGACCTCAACGACCTGTACCGCCGCGTGATCAACCGGAACAACCGGCTCAAGCGACTGCTCGACCTGGGCGCTCCCGAGATCATCGTCAACAACGAGAAGCGGATGCTCCAGGAGGCCGTCGACTCGCTGTTCGACAACGGCCGTCGTGGTCGTCCCGTCACGGGCCCGGGCAACCGGCCGCTGAAGTCGCTCTCCGACATGCTCAAGGGCAAGCAGGGCCGCTTCCGGCAGAACCTGCTCGGCAAGCGCGTGGACTACTCGGGCCGTTCGGTCATCGTGTCGGGTCCGCAGCTCAAGCTGCACCAGTGCGGTCTGCCCAAGCAGATGGCGCTGGAGCTCTTCAAGCCGTTCGTGATGAAGCGGCTCGTCGACCTCTCGCACGCGCAGAACATCAAGTCCGCCAAGCGGATGGTGGAGCGCGCGCGTCCGGTCGTGTGGGACGTCCTGGAAGAGGTCATCACCGAGCACCCGGTGCTGCTCAACCGTGCGCCCACGCTGCACCGTCTGGGCATCCAGGCGTTCGAGCCGCAGCTGATCGAGGGCAAGGCCATCCAGATCCACCCGCTCGTCTGCTCCGCGTTCAACGCGGACTTCGACGGTGACCAGATGGCGGTGCACCTGCCGCTGTCCGCCGAGGCCCAGGCCGAGGCGCGGATCCTGATGCTGTCGACGAACAACATCCTCAAGCCGTCCGACGGCCGGCCGGTCACCATGCCGACCCAGGACATGATCATCGGGCTGTTCTTCCTCACCACCGACCGTGAGGGCCAGCCGGGCGAGGGTCGTGCGTTCTCCTCGCAGGCCGAGGCGATCATGGCCTTCGACCGACGCGAGATCAGCCTGCAGAGCAAGGTGCGGATCCGGCTGGACGACATCGTCGCCCCGCTGGAGACCGAGGGTGCCGTCGAGGGCCAGCCGGTCCTGCTCGACACCACGCTGGGCCGGACGATCTTCAACGACTGCCTCCCGGTCGACTACCCCTTCGTGAACTACGAGGTGGGCAAGAAGGCCCTGGGCCAGATCGTCAACGACCTCGCCGAGCGCTACACCAAGGTCGAGGTCGCGGCGTCCCTGGACGCCCTGAAGGACGCCGGGTTCCACTGGGCGACCCGCTCGGGTGTCACGGTCTCGATCGACGACGTCACGACGCCGCCGGAGAAGGCCCAGATCCTCAAGGGCTACGAGGCCCAGGCCGCCAAGGTGGACACCCAGTTCGAGCGTGGTCTGGTCACCGAGGACGAGCGCCGTCAGGAGCTCATCGAGATCTGGACCCAGGCTGCGGCCGAGGTCGGTCGCGCGATGGAGAAGACCTTCGACCGGGCCAACCCGATCTACATGATGGTCGACTCCGGTGCCTCCGGAAACATGAACCAGATCCGGCAGGTTGCGGCCATGCGAGGCCTGGTGGCCAACCCGAAGGGTGAGATCATCCCGCGGCCGATCAAGTCCAACTTCCGCGAGGGTCTGACCGTCCTGGAGTACTTCATCGCCACCCACGGTGCGCGCAAGGGTCTGGCTGACACCGCCCTGCGTACGGCCGACTCGGGCTACCTGACCCGTCGTCTGGTCGACGTCTCGCAGGACGTCATCATCCGCGAGGAGGACTGCGGCACCGAGCGCGGTCTGCCCAAGCAGATCGGTGAGCGTCGTGAGGACGGCACGGTCGTCAAGCACCCGCACTCGGAGACCGCGGCCTACGCGCGCTCCGCGGCCGTCGACATCACCCACCCGGAGACCGGGGAGGTGCTCGCCGTCGCCGGTGAGGACCTCGGTGACGTCAAGATCGGCGAGCTGGTCGCGGCCGGTGTCGAGGAGGTCAAGGTCCGCTCCGTGCTGACCTGCGACGCCCTGACCGGTACCTGTGCGAAGTGCTACGGCCGCTCGCTGGCCACCGGCAAGCTGGTCGACATCGGTGAGGCGGTCGGCATCATCGCCGCCCAGTCGATCGGTGAGCCCGGCACGCAGCTGACCATGCGTACCTTCCACACCGGTGGTTCGGCCTCGGCCAGCGACATCACGCAGGGTCTGCCCCGCGTGGTCGAGCTCTTCGAGGCGCGGCAGCCCAAGGGCCTGTCGCCGATCTCCGAGGTCGCCGGCCGGGTGGAGATCGAGGAGACCGACAAGGCTCGGAAGGTGATCATCACCCCCGACGACGGCTCCGAGGTCGTGGAGTACCCGGTCTCGAAGCGTTCGCGGCTCAACGTCGAGGACGGCGAGAGCATCCAGGTCGGCCAGCAGCTGACCGTGGGTACGCCGGACCCGAAGGAGGTCCTGCGCATCCTCGGTATCCGCAAGGCGCAGCAGCACCTCGTGGACGAGGTCCAGGAGGTCTACCGCTCCCAGGGTGTGGCCATCCACGACAAGCACATCGAGATCATCGTGCGGCAGATGCTGCGGCGCGTGACGGTCATCGAGTCCGGTGACACCAACCTGCTGCCGTCGGACCTGGTCGACCGGGCCCGGTTCGAGGAGGAGAACCGTCGCGTGGTCTCCGAGGGTGGCACGCCGGCCTCGGGTCGTGCGGAGCTCATGGGTATCACCAAGGCCTCGCTCGCCACCGAGTCGTGGCTCTCGGCCGCCTCCTTCCAGGAGACGACCCGGGTGCTCACCGACGCGGCGATCCACGGTCGCTCGGACTCGCTGCTGGGTCTGAAGGAGAACGTGATCATCGGCAAGCTGATCCCGGCGGGTACCGGCCTCGAGCGGTACCGCAACATCCGGGTGGAGCCCACCGAGGAGGCCCGCGCAGCGGCGTACTCCGTGACCGGTTACGACTCCTACGACTACGACTTCGGCCAGAGCAGCGGCCAGGCCGTGGCGCTGGACGACTTCGACTTCGGGTCGTACCAGAACTAG
- the rplL gene encoding 50S ribosomal protein L7/L12, producing the protein MAKLSTADLLDAFKEMTLIELSEFVKEFEETFGVTAAAPVAVAAAPAAGGAAGGEAAAEQDEFDVVLESAGDKKINVIKEVRALTSLGLKEAKDLVESAPKAILEKVTKEAAEKAKESLEGAGATVTLK; encoded by the coding sequence ATGGCGAAGCTCAGCACCGCTGACCTCCTCGACGCGTTCAAGGAGATGACCCTCATCGAGCTCTCCGAGTTCGTCAAGGAGTTCGAGGAGACCTTCGGCGTGACCGCCGCGGCGCCCGTCGCCGTTGCCGCCGCCCCCGCTGCCGGCGGCGCCGCCGGTGGCGAGGCCGCCGCCGAGCAGGACGAGTTCGACGTCGTCCTCGAGTCCGCCGGCGACAAGAAGATCAACGTCATCAAGGAGGTGCGCGCCCTGACCTCCCTCGGCCTGAAGGAGGCCAAGGACCTCGTCGAGAGCGCCCCCAAGGCGATCCTCGAGAAGGTCACCAAGGAGGCCGCCGAGAAGGCCAAGGAGTCCCTCGAGGGCGCCGGCGCCACCGTCACGCTCAAGTGA
- the ggt gene encoding gamma-glutamyltransferase: MSARTSGPALLAAAASLALCATVAPVAPASAEPDAQVPAARPTTKVPTAVGRGGAVTTVDPEATRAGLKVLRAGGNAVDAAVAAASTLGVTEPYSAGIGGGGYFVLYEAKTGRVRTLDGRETAPARARRDDFVDPATGKPYNFTPELVTSGVSVGVPGTLKTWQKALRRWGTWSLGEALAPATKVARRGFKVDATFREQTLDNAVRFAATKESRRLWLPGGDAPRVGSIFRNPDLADTYRRIAREGTKAFYTGPMARDIVRAVQNPDKTRSTQLPVPPGKLSLRDLRGYDVAAQRPTRSDYRGYQVYGMAPSSSGGSTVGEALNILERYDLSSMSVTDALHHYLEASALAFADRGKYLGDPAFVDVPLRDLLSDTYAAERACAITPGKAFAKPTAAGSVTGYDGVCGAAPAAGTLDPDTENISTTNLTVADRWGNVVEYTLTIEQTGGSGITVPGRGFLLNNELTDFSTVYDSTDPNRIQPRKRPRSSMSPTIVLKDGKPFLALGSPGGSTIITTVLQILVNRIDLGMTLPEAVAAPRATQRNTASTTAEPEFIAAHGPALTAYGHTLVPSGDAFTSRAEIGAATAIEIAGRRLTAVSEPVRRGGGAAEVVTPRSR; the protein is encoded by the coding sequence ATGTCAGCACGCACCTCAGGTCCCGCGCTCCTCGCAGCCGCCGCCAGCCTCGCCCTGTGCGCCACCGTCGCGCCGGTGGCCCCCGCCTCCGCGGAGCCGGACGCCCAGGTCCCCGCGGCACGTCCCACCACCAAGGTGCCGACCGCGGTCGGCCGCGGCGGCGCGGTGACCACCGTCGACCCGGAGGCCACGCGGGCCGGGCTCAAGGTGCTGCGTGCCGGGGGCAACGCCGTCGACGCCGCGGTCGCCGCGGCGTCCACCCTCGGGGTCACCGAGCCCTACAGCGCCGGCATCGGCGGCGGCGGCTACTTCGTCCTCTACGAGGCGAAGACCGGCCGGGTGCGCACCCTCGACGGACGCGAGACCGCGCCGGCCAGGGCCCGCCGCGACGACTTCGTCGACCCCGCGACCGGCAAGCCTTACAACTTCACCCCCGAGCTGGTCACCAGCGGGGTCAGCGTCGGCGTGCCCGGCACCCTGAAGACCTGGCAGAAGGCGCTGCGCCGCTGGGGCACCTGGTCCCTGGGCGAGGCCCTCGCGCCGGCGACCAAGGTCGCCCGGAGGGGCTTCAAGGTCGACGCGACGTTCCGCGAGCAGACGCTCGACAACGCCGTCCGGTTCGCCGCCACCAAGGAGAGCAGGCGGCTCTGGCTGCCGGGCGGGGACGCCCCGCGGGTGGGCTCGATCTTCCGCAACCCCGACCTGGCCGACACCTACCGGCGGATCGCCCGGGAGGGGACCAAGGCGTTCTACACCGGCCCGATGGCCCGCGACATCGTGCGCGCGGTCCAGAACCCCGACAAGACCCGGAGCACCCAGCTGCCCGTCCCGCCCGGCAAGCTGAGCCTGCGGGACCTGCGCGGCTACGACGTCGCGGCGCAGCGCCCGACCCGCAGCGACTACCGCGGCTACCAGGTCTACGGGATGGCGCCCTCGTCCTCGGGCGGCAGCACGGTCGGGGAGGCGCTCAACATCCTGGAGCGCTACGACCTGTCGTCGATGTCGGTCACCGACGCGTTGCACCACTACTTGGAGGCCAGCGCCCTGGCCTTCGCCGACCGCGGCAAGTACCTCGGCGACCCGGCCTTCGTCGACGTCCCGCTGCGCGACCTGCTCAGCGACACCTACGCGGCCGAGCGGGCCTGCGCGATCACCCCCGGCAAGGCGTTCGCCAAGCCCACCGCGGCCGGCTCGGTCACCGGGTACGACGGGGTCTGCGGCGCGGCGCCCGCGGCCGGGACCCTCGACCCGGACACGGAGAACATCTCCACCACCAACCTCACGGTCGCCGACCGCTGGGGCAACGTCGTGGAGTACACGCTGACGATCGAGCAGACCGGCGGCTCCGGGATCACGGTGCCGGGGCGCGGCTTCCTGCTCAACAACGAGCTGACCGACTTCAGCACGGTCTACGACTCGACCGACCCGAACCGGATCCAGCCGCGCAAGCGGCCGCGCTCCTCGATGTCCCCGACGATCGTGCTCAAGGACGGCAAGCCGTTCCTGGCGCTCGGCTCGCCCGGCGGCTCGACCATCATCACCACCGTGCTGCAGATCCTGGTCAACCGGATCGACCTCGGGATGACCCTGCCCGAGGCGGTCGCGGCGCCGCGCGCCACCCAGCGCAACACCGCCAGCACCACCGCCGAACCGGAGTTCATCGCCGCCCACGGCCCCGCGCTGACCGCCTACGGGCACACGCTGGTGCCCTCCGGCGACGCGTTCACCAGCCGGGCGGAGATCGGGGCGGCGACCGCCATCGAGATCGCCGGACGACGGCTGACCGCGGTCTCCGAGCCCGTACGCCGCGGCGGGGGCGCCGCCGAGGTGGTGACCCCGCGCTCGCGCTGA
- the rpoB gene encoding DNA-directed RNA polymerase subunit beta — protein MAARSSAGNPRRTSFAKIKEPLEVPPLLALQTDSFHWLIGDEKWEETVAARRAAGEDVSEKSGLQEIFEEISPIEDFNDTMSLSFENPVFVDPKYTEEECKEKDFTYSRPLYVSAEFMNNTTGEIKAQTVFMGEFPMMTRKGTFIINGTERVVVSQLVRSPGAYFERSADKTSDKDIYTAKVIPSRGAWLEFEIDKRDLVGVRLDRKRKQNVTVLLKALQALASEEGYEGEPYDYESVMAELRQYESIQLTEEKDNTQGPDDALLDIYRKLRPGEPPTREAALTLLKNYYFNPKRYDLAKVGRYKLNKKLGLHEAFDQQTLTINDVVNAIRYIVQLHASGAPQDPVDLVDPQGNQVIGADDKPVKVFADDIDHFGNRRMRTVGELIQNQLRTGLARMERVVRERMTTQDVEAITPQSLINIRPVVAALKEFFGTSQLSQFMDQTNPIAGLTHKRRLSALGPGGLSRDRAGMEVRDVHTSHYGRMCPIETPEGPNIGLIGSLASYGRINPFGFVETPYRKVENGVVTERIDYLTADDEDRYVIAQANAQLDENDRFVDERVLVRQKNGEVSEILAGDVDYMDVSPRQMVSVATALIPFLEHDDANRALMGANMQRQAVPLIRSDSPLVGTGMEYRAAVDAGDVVVAEKAGVVKSVSADAIETMNDDGSYQTYRMAKFKRSNQGTCINQRPLVVEGDRVEVGSPIADGPCTDNAEMALGTNLLVAFMPWQGHNYEDAIILSQRLVQEDVLTSIHIEEHEVDARDTKLGPEEITRDIPNISEEGLADLDERGIIRIGAEVTTGDILVGKVTPKGETELTPEERLLRAIFGEKAREVRDTSMKVPHGESGTVIGVRVFDREDGDELPPGVNQLVRVYVAQKRKISVGDKLAGRHGNKGVIAKILPVEDMPFMEDGTPVDVVLNPLGVPRRMNIGQILELHLGWLAKQGWDLDLHADRGSAEWQDRLMSIHAEKSEAGTKVATPVFDGAREDEITGLLGATLPNRDGVRLIDETGKANLFDGRSGEPFPDPVSVGYMYILKLHHLVDDKIHARSTGPYSMITQQPLGGKAQFGGQRFGEMEVWAMEAYGAAYALQELLTIKSDDVPGRVKVYEAIVKGENIPDSGIPESFKVLIKEMQSLCLNVEVLSQDGSTIEMKDAEEDVFRAAEELGIDLSRREPSSVEEV, from the coding sequence TTGGCCGCGCGCAGCTCCGCTGGTAACCCCCGTCGCACTTCTTTCGCAAAGATCAAGGAGCCTCTCGAGGTTCCTCCGCTCCTCGCTCTCCAGACCGACAGCTTCCACTGGCTGATCGGCGACGAGAAGTGGGAGGAGACCGTCGCCGCCCGCCGTGCCGCCGGCGAGGACGTCTCCGAGAAGTCGGGCCTCCAGGAGATCTTCGAGGAGATCTCACCCATCGAGGACTTCAACGACACCATGTCGCTGTCCTTCGAGAACCCGGTCTTCGTGGACCCCAAGTACACGGAGGAGGAGTGCAAGGAGAAGGACTTCACCTACTCCCGCCCCCTCTACGTCTCCGCCGAGTTCATGAACAACACCACCGGCGAGATCAAGGCCCAGACGGTGTTCATGGGCGAGTTCCCGATGATGACCCGCAAGGGCACCTTCATCATCAACGGCACCGAGCGCGTCGTCGTCTCCCAGCTGGTCCGCTCGCCGGGCGCCTACTTCGAGCGCTCGGCCGACAAGACGTCCGACAAGGACATCTACACCGCGAAGGTCATCCCCTCGCGCGGCGCCTGGCTCGAGTTCGAGATCGACAAGCGTGACCTGGTCGGCGTCCGCCTCGACCGCAAGCGCAAGCAGAACGTCACCGTCCTGCTCAAGGCGCTCCAGGCGCTGGCCAGCGAGGAGGGCTACGAGGGCGAGCCGTACGACTACGAGTCGGTCATGGCCGAGCTGCGTCAGTACGAGTCGATCCAGCTCACCGAGGAGAAGGACAACACCCAGGGCCCCGACGACGCCCTCCTCGACATCTACCGCAAGCTCCGCCCGGGCGAGCCGCCGACGCGCGAGGCCGCGCTGACGCTGCTGAAGAACTACTACTTCAACCCGAAGCGCTACGACCTGGCCAAGGTCGGCCGGTACAAGCTGAACAAGAAGCTCGGCCTGCACGAGGCCTTCGACCAGCAGACGCTGACCATCAACGACGTGGTCAACGCGATCCGCTACATCGTCCAGCTGCACGCCAGCGGCGCGCCGCAGGACCCGGTCGACCTCGTGGACCCGCAGGGCAACCAGGTCATCGGGGCCGACGACAAGCCGGTCAAGGTCTTCGCCGACGACATCGACCACTTCGGCAACCGGCGCATGCGCACGGTCGGCGAGCTGATCCAGAACCAGCTCCGTACCGGCCTGGCCCGGATGGAGCGCGTGGTCCGCGAGCGGATGACCACCCAGGACGTCGAGGCCATCACGCCGCAGTCCCTGATCAACATCCGTCCCGTGGTCGCGGCGCTGAAGGAGTTCTTCGGCACCTCGCAGCTCTCGCAGTTCATGGACCAGACCAACCCGATCGCGGGCCTGACGCACAAGCGTCGCCTCTCCGCGCTGGGTCCCGGCGGTCTCTCCCGTGACCGCGCCGGCATGGAGGTCCGCGACGTCCACACCTCGCACTACGGCCGCATGTGCCCGATCGAGACCCCGGAGGGCCCGAACATCGGCCTGATCGGCTCGCTCGCCTCCTACGGACGGATCAACCCGTTCGGCTTCGTGGAGACGCCGTACCGCAAGGTCGAGAACGGCGTGGTCACCGAGCGCATCGACTACCTGACCGCCGACGACGAGGACCGCTACGTCATCGCCCAGGCGAACGCCCAGCTCGACGAGAACGACCGTTTCGTCGACGAGCGGGTGCTGGTCCGGCAGAAGAACGGCGAGGTCTCCGAGATCCTCGCCGGCGACGTGGACTACATGGACGTCTCCCCGCGCCAGATGGTGTCGGTGGCGACCGCCCTGATCCCGTTCCTCGAGCACGACGACGCCAACCGCGCCCTCATGGGTGCGAACATGCAGCGCCAGGCCGTGCCGCTGATCCGCAGCGACAGCCCGCTGGTCGGCACCGGCATGGAGTACCGCGCCGCGGTCGACGCCGGTGACGTCGTGGTGGCCGAGAAGGCCGGCGTGGTCAAGTCGGTCTCGGCCGACGCGATCGAGACGATGAACGACGACGGCTCGTACCAGACGTACCGGATGGCGAAGTTCAAGCGCTCGAACCAGGGCACCTGCATCAACCAGCGCCCGCTGGTCGTCGAGGGTGACCGGGTCGAGGTGGGCTCGCCCATCGCCGACGGTCCGTGCACCGACAACGCCGAGATGGCGCTGGGCACGAACCTGCTGGTCGCGTTCATGCCGTGGCAGGGCCACAACTACGAGGACGCGATCATCCTCAGCCAGCGGCTGGTGCAGGAGGACGTCCTCACCTCGATCCACATCGAGGAGCACGAGGTCGACGCCCGCGACACCAAGCTCGGCCCCGAGGAGATCACCCGGGACATCCCGAACATCTCCGAGGAGGGCCTGGCCGACCTCGACGAGCGCGGCATCATCCGCATCGGCGCCGAGGTCACCACCGGTGACATCCTGGTCGGCAAGGTCACGCCCAAGGGCGAGACCGAGCTCACCCCCGAGGAGCGGCTGCTCCGCGCGATCTTCGGTGAGAAGGCGCGCGAGGTCCGCGACACCTCGATGAAGGTGCCGCACGGCGAGTCGGGCACCGTCATCGGCGTCCGGGTCTTCGACCGCGAGGACGGCGACGAGCTCCCGCCCGGCGTCAACCAGCTGGTCCGCGTCTACGTGGCCCAGAAGCGGAAGATCTCGGTCGGCGACAAGCTGGCCGGCCGCCACGGCAACAAGGGCGTCATCGCCAAGATCCTGCCCGTCGAGGACATGCCGTTCATGGAGGACGGCACCCCGGTCGACGTCGTGCTCAACCCGCTGGGTGTGCCGCGACGGATGAACATCGGCCAGATCCTCGAGCTCCACCTGGGCTGGCTGGCCAAGCAGGGCTGGGACCTGGACCTGCACGCCGACCGCGGTTCCGCGGAGTGGCAGGACCGGCTCATGTCGATCCACGCCGAGAAGAGCGAGGCGGGCACCAAGGTCGCCACCCCGGTCTTCGACGGTGCGCGCGAGGACGAGATCACCGGCCTGCTGGGCGCCACGCTGCCCAACCGGGACGGCGTCCGCCTGATCGACGAGACCGGCAAGGCCAACCTCTTCGACGGCCGCTCCGGCGAGCCCTTCCCGGACCCGGTCTCGGTGGGCTACATGTACATCCTCAAGCTCCACCACCTGGTCGACGACAAGATCCACGCGCGCTCGACCGGTCCGTACTCGATGATCACCCAGCAGCCGCTCGGCGGTAAGGCCCAGTTCGGTGGCCAGCGCTTCGGTGAGATGGAGGTCTGGGCGATGGAGGCGTACGGCGCCGCCTACGCCCTGCAGGAGCTGCTGACGATCAAGTCCGACGACGTGCCCGGTCGCGTCAAGGTCTACGAGGCCATCGTGAAGGGGGAGAACATCCCAGACTCGGGCATCCCCGAGTCCTTCAAGGTGCTCATCAAGGAGATGCAGTCGCTCTGCCTCAACGTCGAGGTGCTGTCCCAGGACGGCTCCACGATCGAGATGAAGGACGCCGAGGAAGATGTCTTCCGGGCGGCCGAAGAGCTCGGCATCGACCTGTCCCGTCGCGAGCCCAGCTCCGTCGAAGAAGTCTGA